A window of the Anaerobaca lacustris genome harbors these coding sequences:
- the frr gene encoding ribosome recycling factor — MRKAVEVLQDELRAFRGGRATPGLVDHLRIEYYGNLTPLKSLATVSAPEVDQLVIKPFDPASVKDIEKAIKSSDLSIAPIVEGKFIRLNIPPLSEERRKQLVQQAKQAGEQTKVSIRNVRRDTIKQLEQQQKDKAITEDDLQAGRKQCDDITKEFSDKVDGMVAHKAKEIMES, encoded by the coding sequence ATGCGCAAGGCTGTCGAGGTGCTCCAGGACGAACTGAGGGCTTTTCGTGGCGGGCGGGCCACCCCCGGACTGGTCGACCACCTGAGAATCGAGTACTACGGCAACCTCACCCCTCTGAAATCTCTCGCGACGGTGTCCGCTCCTGAGGTGGACCAGCTCGTGATCAAACCGTTCGACCCGGCCTCGGTCAAGGACATCGAGAAGGCCATCAAGAGCAGCGATCTGAGCATCGCGCCGATCGTGGAAGGCAAGTTCATTCGCTTGAACATTCCCCCGCTGAGCGAGGAGCGAAGGAAACAACTCGTTCAGCAGGCCAAGCAGGCCGGCGAGCAGACGAAGGTCAGCATTCGCAACGTACGACGCGACACCATCAAGCAGCTCGAACAGCAGCAGAAGGACAAGGCGATCACGGAGGACGATCTCCAGGCCGGCAGGAAGCAGTGCGACGACATCACGAAGGAGTTCTCCGACAAGGTGGACGGCATGGTCGCGCACAAGGCCAAGGAGATCATGGAGAGCTGA
- the pyrH gene encoding UMP kinase codes for MGECRYKRVLLKLSGESFCEPGEFGINGATLESIAERVIEVCRMGPQVAIVVGAGNILRGETFSRTSHIPRNTADYMGMLATIINACALQETLEKMGQPTRVLSAIEVAAMCEPFIRRRALHHLEGGRVTILAGGTGNPFFTTDTCAALRASELDADLLIKATKVDGVYSDDPKKNPQARLFDRISYAEVLQQGLRIMDHAAISLCRDNGIPIIVLNIFRKGNIAKAICGDPIGTVIGPA; via the coding sequence ATGGGTGAATGTCGGTACAAACGCGTTTTGCTGAAGCTCTCCGGCGAGAGCTTCTGCGAGCCGGGCGAGTTCGGCATCAACGGGGCCACACTGGAATCCATCGCCGAGCGCGTCATCGAGGTCTGCAGGATGGGGCCGCAGGTCGCCATCGTCGTCGGCGCCGGCAACATCCTCCGAGGGGAGACCTTCTCCCGCACCAGTCACATCCCACGCAATACCGCCGACTACATGGGCATGCTGGCCACGATCATCAATGCCTGCGCCCTCCAGGAAACGCTGGAAAAGATGGGCCAGCCCACGCGGGTCCTCAGCGCGATCGAGGTCGCGGCCATGTGCGAGCCGTTCATCCGCCGTCGGGCCCTGCATCATCTCGAAGGCGGCCGGGTGACCATCCTGGCCGGCGGGACGGGCAATCCCTTCTTCACCACCGACACGTGTGCGGCACTGCGGGCGTCCGAGCTCGATGCGGACCTGCTCATCAAGGCGACCAAGGTCGATGGGGTCTACAGTGACGATCCCAAGAAGAACCCCCAGGCGAGGCTCTTCGACCGCATCTCGTACGCGGAGGTTCTCCAGCAGGGTCTGCGCATCATGGACCACGCGGCCATCAGCCTGTGCCGGGACAACGGGATCCCGATCATTGTTTTGAACATCTTCAGGAAGGGCAACATCGCCAAGGCGATCTGCGGCGACCCGATCGGCACCGTGATCGGGCCGGCTTGA
- the tsf gene encoding translation elongation factor Ts: protein MAEISASAVMKLRKMSGQGMMDCKKALSEAAGDVEQALEILRKKGLATLAKRAERETSNGVVVSATADGGKTGILASLCCETDFVAKSADFVAAANLLAEYALVCSADESADALLGTAKDGKAFNDVLTEIVSKTGEKTLVGDYARFRLDGPGLIATYIHFNSKVGTMIQIDASDAKVAEADALKRAAMDVAMHITASKPLALDKSGIDPELIEKEKAVYAEQVTGKPAEIVERIVEGKMKKFYAENCLLEQPFVKDDSKTVGQVIAEAAKASGGTAAIVRFVRFDVG, encoded by the coding sequence ATGGCAGAGATCTCAGCTTCGGCCGTGATGAAACTTCGCAAGATGTCCGGGCAGGGCATGATGGACTGCAAGAAGGCCCTCAGTGAGGCCGCCGGCGATGTCGAACAGGCGCTGGAGATCCTCCGAAAGAAGGGCCTGGCCACGCTGGCCAAACGAGCCGAACGAGAGACGTCGAACGGCGTGGTCGTCTCCGCGACCGCCGACGGTGGCAAGACGGGCATTCTGGCCTCGCTGTGCTGCGAGACCGACTTCGTCGCCAAGAGCGCCGATTTCGTCGCGGCCGCCAATCTCCTGGCCGAATACGCCCTGGTCTGCTCCGCCGACGAAAGCGCCGACGCCCTGCTCGGTACGGCCAAAGATGGGAAAGCCTTCAACGACGTCCTGACCGAGATCGTCAGCAAGACGGGCGAGAAGACCCTCGTCGGGGACTACGCTCGTTTCCGTCTGGACGGGCCGGGGCTCATCGCCACCTATATCCACTTCAACAGCAAAGTGGGCACGATGATACAGATCGACGCGAGCGACGCGAAGGTCGCCGAGGCGGATGCTCTAAAGCGGGCCGCGATGGACGTGGCGATGCACATCACCGCCAGCAAGCCGCTGGCGCTGGACAAGAGCGGCATCGATCCGGAGCTCATCGAGAAGGAAAAAGCGGTCTACGCCGAGCAGGTCACGGGCAAGCCGGCCGAGATCGTCGAGCGCATCGTCGAAGGGAAGATGAAGAAATTCTATGCCGAGAACTGCCTGCTGGAGCAGCCCTTCGTCAAAGACGACAGCAAGACCGTCGGCCAGGTAATCGCCGAAGCCGCCAAGGCATCCGGGGGCACCGCCGCGATCGTTCGGTTCGTCCGGTTCGATGTCGGCTGA
- the rpsB gene encoding 30S ribosomal protein S2, protein MAKQLARELINAGVHFGHGVSRWNPKMAPYIFAKRGTIHIIDVKKTLKGVLIAKKLLAEIVASGGDVVFVGTKRQAQKAVEAAAKRCGMHHVSERWLGGMLTNFRTVRSRLQRLEQLEAMEQDGSLEAESKKQASRLKREMRKIRTNLDGVRKMSRLPGAIVVVDAKKEYLALREAAKLGIPTAGVLDTDSDPDTVDVAIPANDDSIRAVEIILNELADAVAVGKTMVSVRQQESVDARPRKARPSRRPVMARADGAASATAVAADEQSDEPEFAPEPEESVTPQESDQPASGV, encoded by the coding sequence GTGGCTAAACAATTGGCGCGGGAGCTTATCAACGCAGGAGTGCATTTCGGGCACGGCGTGAGTCGATGGAACCCGAAAATGGCCCCCTATATCTTTGCCAAGCGGGGAACCATTCATATCATCGACGTCAAGAAGACACTCAAGGGCGTGCTCATTGCCAAGAAACTCCTGGCAGAGATCGTCGCTTCCGGTGGCGACGTCGTCTTTGTGGGGACGAAACGGCAGGCCCAGAAAGCTGTTGAAGCCGCAGCCAAGCGATGCGGGATGCATCACGTCTCGGAGCGATGGCTCGGCGGAATGCTGACGAACTTCCGGACCGTGCGTTCGCGTCTCCAGCGTCTCGAACAACTGGAGGCGATGGAGCAGGACGGCTCGCTTGAGGCCGAGAGCAAGAAGCAGGCCTCTCGTCTCAAACGCGAGATGCGGAAGATCCGCACCAACCTCGACGGCGTACGGAAGATGTCGCGTCTGCCGGGGGCCATCGTGGTGGTCGACGCCAAGAAGGAGTACCTGGCGTTGCGGGAAGCGGCCAAGCTCGGCATTCCGACGGCCGGCGTGCTCGACACGGATTCGGATCCCGACACCGTGGATGTGGCCATTCCCGCCAACGACGATTCCATCCGCGCCGTGGAGATCATTCTCAACGAACTCGCCGACGCGGTAGCGGTCGGCAAGACGATGGTCTCCGTCCGACAGCAGGAGTCGGTCGACGCACGGCCGCGTAAGGCTCGCCCAAGTCGCCGCCCGGTCATGGCCCGTGCCGACGGGGCCGCCTCGGCGACGGCGGTCGCGGCCGACGAACAGTCCGACGAACCTGAGTTTGCACCTGAGCCGGAGGAAAGCGTCACGCCGCAGGAATCCGACCAGCCCGCATCCGGCGTATAA
- a CDS encoding type II secretion system protein GspD, translating into MTDDRRQISHNAGILLLALVVLGTIALSGCHDWPDERGTAIEAQNILRDISRIETVADPNIRPPEIYRSPPRKFKQTVGGAEEWKLVYFCRHHTAVSMRQIIHEQFATQLFNQKGQSTTVQDYTVTANPATNQLIVRAPLETDIDAVLELINETDIPPIQVKIDCLVSELYADLTVDRETSMMIENLFGEIKLGGEPPDGLAFPGASLRDPAREKFGLKAGISRDRFEALVDILVSRGYLKILMNPTLEVVNGQSAKIQSRQHVPLQQVTVQSGGFGGTPVLRTQTEYYDIVDQLEITPHVYANGYIGLQTSAQIAAYMTPEGIKQTPIVTERTITNKDNRVRIGESLIIGGIRKSEKRDVIRGVPILKDIPGLNLLFSGRDFEERATEVIFILTPTISTGGKPNADIVEMLHEKHASPMTQAIHEAVTDPLGIRAREEDNERRIEARELQRERLLDARRTRMRSMEDAERTAARLEAMRAGQQIQDEEEPAEAESQDDQTETETGQEDQTEQNPAPPQPEPPA; encoded by the coding sequence ATGACTGATGACAGACGACAGATCAGCCACAACGCTGGGATACTGTTGTTGGCTCTCGTCGTTTTGGGGACCATCGCCCTTTCGGGCTGCCACGACTGGCCTGACGAGAGGGGTACCGCGATCGAAGCGCAGAACATTCTGCGCGACATCAGCAGAATCGAAACCGTTGCCGATCCCAACATTCGCCCGCCGGAAATCTACAGGTCGCCCCCCAGGAAGTTCAAACAGACCGTCGGTGGCGCCGAGGAGTGGAAACTGGTGTATTTCTGCCGGCACCACACAGCGGTGAGCATGCGGCAGATCATCCACGAGCAGTTCGCCACGCAGTTGTTCAATCAGAAGGGGCAATCCACGACCGTGCAGGACTACACGGTCACGGCCAATCCAGCGACGAACCAGTTGATCGTTCGCGCCCCGTTGGAGACGGACATCGACGCCGTCCTCGAACTCATCAACGAAACCGATATCCCCCCGATCCAGGTCAAGATTGACTGTTTGGTCTCCGAACTGTACGCAGACCTGACCGTCGATCGCGAGACCTCGATGATGATCGAGAACCTCTTCGGCGAGATCAAACTGGGCGGCGAGCCCCCCGACGGTCTGGCTTTTCCCGGCGCGTCGCTTCGCGACCCGGCCCGCGAGAAGTTCGGCCTCAAAGCCGGCATCAGTCGGGATCGGTTCGAGGCCCTCGTCGACATCCTCGTCTCGCGGGGCTATCTGAAAATCCTCATGAATCCCACGCTGGAGGTCGTCAACGGTCAGTCCGCCAAGATCCAATCCCGCCAGCACGTGCCGCTCCAGCAGGTGACCGTCCAGAGCGGTGGCTTCGGGGGGACCCCCGTCCTGCGGACGCAGACGGAGTACTACGACATCGTCGACCAGCTTGAGATCACCCCGCACGTATACGCCAACGGGTATATCGGCTTGCAGACTTCGGCCCAAATCGCCGCCTATATGACGCCCGAAGGCATCAAACAGACGCCGATCGTCACCGAACGGACCATTACCAACAAGGACAACCGCGTTCGCATCGGCGAGAGCCTGATCATCGGCGGCATCCGCAAGAGCGAGAAACGCGACGTGATTCGTGGCGTGCCGATCCTCAAGGACATCCCCGGGTTGAACCTGCTGTTCAGCGGTCGGGACTTCGAGGAACGGGCCACAGAGGTGATTTTCATCCTGACGCCCACGATCTCGACGGGCGGCAAACCCAATGCGGACATTGTCGAGATGCTGCACGAAAAGCACGCTTCGCCGATGACGCAGGCCATCCACGAGGCGGTGACGGACCCGCTGGGGATCAGGGCACGCGAGGAAGACAACGAACGGCGGATCGAGGCGCGCGAGCTGCAGCGAGAACGTCTCCTTGACGCTCGCAGAACGCGGATGCGGTCGATGGAGGACGCGGAAAGAACGGCCGCTCGCCTGGAGGCGATGCGAGCGGGCCAGCAGATCCAGGATGAAGAGGAACCGGCCGAGGCGGAATCGCAGGACGACCAGACCGAGACCGAGACCGGGCAGGAAGACCAGACAGAGCAAAACCCCGCGCCGCCACAGCCGGAACCACCGGCCTGA
- the rimO gene encoding 30S ribosomal protein S12 methylthiotransferase RimO, with protein MTRKRSKDVTIGFIALGCPKNVVDSERMLAHLVEAGFLIAADPSQADAVIINTCGFIEPAKVESLDAVAQAVADKRKGRVKKVIVAGCLSQRLGEHLLEEAEGVDAVVGLEHRDDIARIVRQALSAGTPTVYRDQTSPAVADDRVRLRIGPAHSAYLRISEGCDHRCSFCTIPAIRGPFRSKPVELVLEEARELVASGAVELNVIGQDTTIYGRDLKMAAGLARLLPELQKIAGLAWIRLLYAYPKGITEDLIEAIARCDKVLHYLDIPIQHAADKVLRAMRRPDTQAGLKAMIERLRTAIPDVVLRTTVIVGFPGEGDEDFAELLEFVKWAQFDALGAFTFFPETGTPAAGFPDQVPDDVKQDRLDALMLAQQEIAFTKNRARVGSRVTCLIDSVEPQGVGYGRFYGQAPDIDGVCIVTNCTAAPGGWAEGTVVGTRDYDLLVEQI; from the coding sequence ATGACGCGAAAAAGATCGAAAGATGTCACAATCGGGTTCATTGCGCTGGGCTGTCCAAAGAACGTGGTCGACAGCGAGAGGATGCTGGCGCACCTCGTGGAGGCCGGTTTCCTGATCGCTGCCGATCCTTCGCAGGCCGACGCGGTCATCATCAACACGTGCGGCTTCATCGAGCCGGCGAAGGTCGAATCCCTCGACGCTGTAGCGCAGGCGGTGGCCGACAAACGCAAGGGCCGCGTCAAGAAGGTTATCGTCGCCGGCTGTCTGTCGCAGCGTCTGGGCGAACACCTGCTCGAAGAGGCCGAGGGCGTCGATGCCGTCGTCGGGCTCGAGCACAGAGACGATATCGCCCGAATCGTCCGACAGGCGTTGTCGGCCGGGACACCGACCGTCTACAGAGACCAGACATCCCCGGCCGTTGCCGACGATCGAGTGCGCCTGCGGATTGGGCCGGCCCATTCGGCCTATCTTCGCATCAGCGAAGGCTGCGATCATCGTTGCTCGTTCTGCACCATTCCCGCCATTCGCGGGCCGTTTCGCAGCAAGCCGGTGGAACTCGTTTTGGAGGAGGCGAGGGAACTGGTTGCCTCCGGGGCCGTGGAGCTGAACGTCATCGGACAGGACACGACGATCTACGGGCGCGACCTGAAGATGGCCGCCGGTCTGGCCCGGCTGCTGCCCGAGTTGCAGAAGATCGCGGGTCTTGCCTGGATTCGGCTGCTCTACGCCTATCCCAAGGGCATTACGGAGGATCTCATCGAGGCGATTGCCCGCTGCGACAAGGTCCTGCACTATCTGGACATCCCGATTCAGCATGCGGCCGACAAAGTCCTCCGCGCGATGCGGCGTCCGGACACCCAGGCCGGCCTGAAAGCCATGATCGAGCGTCTTCGCACGGCGATCCCCGACGTGGTCCTGCGGACGACGGTGATCGTGGGCTTCCCCGGTGAGGGCGACGAGGACTTCGCCGAACTGCTCGAGTTCGTCAAATGGGCACAATTCGACGCCTTGGGGGCGTTCACGTTCTTCCCTGAGACGGGCACGCCGGCGGCGGGATTTCCCGACCAGGTCCCCGACGACGTCAAGCAGGACCGGCTCGATGCCCTCATGCTCGCGCAGCAGGAGATCGCCTTCACGAAAAATCGGGCGCGCGTGGGCAGCCGGGTGACGTGCCTGATCGATTCGGTCGAACCTCAGGGGGTCGGATACGGACGGTTCTACGGACAGGCGCCCGACATCGACGGGGTGTGCATCGTGACCAACTGCACGGCCGCGCCGGGCGGCTGGGCCGAGGGGACGGTCGTGGGCACCCGCGACTATGATTTGCTCGTCGAACAAATTTGA
- a CDS encoding CDP-alcohol phosphatidyltransferase family protein: MLRHLPNILTFIRLGLSIVFLWMILYSPHVERRVAFLNGAFVLFVVAGLTDVADGIAARRFNATSKFGRMVDPLADKLLVVGAFGCFALIGEPRLFDWSSRTLAVIHWFVVAVLACREIYVTILRHIAEAKGINFAATASGKIKMLLQSFAIGTVLVKMAYVPDRTWGYWFTSVTFAAMIVATIVSGFLATRRPSWRQFKKEGTPHESSAPSS; encoded by the coding sequence ATGCTACGACATCTGCCGAACATTCTGACCTTCATCCGGCTCGGCCTGTCCATTGTTTTTCTCTGGATGATTCTCTACAGCCCTCACGTCGAACGCCGTGTGGCCTTCTTGAATGGGGCCTTCGTCCTGTTCGTCGTGGCGGGCCTGACCGACGTCGCCGACGGCATCGCGGCGCGTCGCTTCAACGCCACCAGCAAGTTCGGACGCATGGTCGATCCGCTGGCGGACAAGCTGCTCGTGGTCGGAGCGTTCGGCTGTTTTGCCCTGATCGGCGAGCCCAGGCTTTTCGATTGGTCTTCCCGGACGCTGGCGGTGATCCATTGGTTCGTCGTCGCGGTCCTCGCGTGCCGGGAGATCTATGTCACCATCTTGCGGCACATCGCCGAGGCGAAAGGAATCAACTTCGCCGCCACGGCCTCGGGCAAGATCAAGATGCTGCTGCAATCGTTCGCCATCGGCACCGTGTTGGTCAAGATGGCCTATGTCCCGGACCGGACCTGGGGGTACTGGTTCACCTCGGTGACGTTCGCGGCCATGATCGTGGCGACCATCGTCTCCGGCTTTCTGGCGACGCGCCGCCCGAGTTGGCGACAGTTCAAGAAGGAAGGAACACCCCATGAATCGTCCGCCCCATCGTCCTGA
- a CDS encoding glycoside hydrolase family 16 protein yields the protein MNRPPHRPDRIVLVSAILAAAALVGPVQAADEFLPALAEGHRWQLAWSDEFDGTEIDQSKWDVMGDWKRRDGFWVKEDAYLDGQGHLILRTKKDGDRYTCGAVRTRGKFEHRYGYWVCRCKFPTQPGHWPAFWLYTDTVGRVGDDGRDGTEIDIMEKPWREDRITQNLHWDGYGQDHRHVGTTFTVPGLSEGFHTFGLYWTPDEYVFYVNGQETWRTSAGGVSQVPLYAKLTEEIGKWGGDIAEAKLPDHFVVDYVRVYDVVDEP from the coding sequence ATGAATCGTCCGCCCCATCGTCCTGATCGCATCGTTCTCGTGTCCGCGATTCTTGCAGCGGCTGCCCTCGTTGGCCCGGTTCAGGCCGCCGATGAGTTTCTGCCTGCCCTAGCCGAAGGGCACCGGTGGCAGCTCGCCTGGAGCGATGAGTTCGACGGGACCGAAATCGACCAGTCGAAGTGGGACGTGATGGGTGACTGGAAGCGACGCGACGGGTTCTGGGTCAAGGAAGACGCCTACCTCGACGGGCAGGGCCATCTGATCCTGCGAACGAAGAAGGACGGCGACCGGTACACGTGCGGGGCCGTTCGAACGCGGGGCAAGTTCGAGCATCGCTACGGCTACTGGGTTTGCCGGTGCAAGTTCCCGACGCAGCCGGGACATTGGCCGGCCTTCTGGCTCTACACGGATACGGTCGGCCGGGTGGGCGACGACGGCCGCGACGGCACGGAAATCGATATCATGGAGAAACCCTGGCGCGAGGACCGCATCACGCAGAACCTGCACTGGGACGGGTACGGCCAGGACCATCGGCACGTCGGGACCACGTTTACCGTTCCGGGCCTGAGCGAGGGCTTCCATACGTTCGGTCTCTATTGGACGCCCGACGAGTACGTCTTCTACGTCAACGGCCAGGAGACCTGGCGCACCAGCGCCGGGGGCGTCTCACAGGTCCCCCTGTACGCCAAGCTCACCGAGGAGATCGGCAAGTGGGGCGGTGACATCGCCGAGGCCAAACTGCCCGACCATTTCGTGGTCGATTACGTTCGCGTCTACGACGTGGTGGACGAACCGTAG
- a CDS encoding HD domain-containing protein, giving the protein MREYALPSHEECLSMIRNCHVPIHIARHNETVARLAVFLANKLMERGIEVDVELVERACLLHDLFRVCDFPLEDFRWFEQPVTEDDKHRWRRLKARHGHVRHEDAADAFLKDRYPVLATTIRRHRYVAVLDETDCPQSWEEKLVYYADKRAMHDTIVPLNDRLEDAHRRSALAMAKAGIARCVETEKAVDARIFELEAEIFGAIDLAPDDVTDELIERCSTDYGSSTTS; this is encoded by the coding sequence ATGAGAGAGTATGCCCTTCCCAGTCATGAAGAATGCCTGTCGATGATCCGGAACTGCCACGTCCCGATCCACATCGCACGGCACAACGAAACGGTGGCCCGACTGGCTGTATTCCTGGCGAACAAGCTGATGGAGCGCGGCATCGAAGTCGATGTCGAACTGGTCGAGCGGGCGTGCCTGCTGCACGACTTGTTCCGCGTCTGCGATTTCCCGCTCGAAGATTTCCGCTGGTTCGAGCAGCCGGTGACCGAGGACGACAAGCACCGCTGGCGCCGGCTCAAGGCCCGGCACGGCCACGTTCGGCACGAAGACGCCGCCGACGCATTTCTCAAGGACAGATATCCCGTGCTGGCAACCACGATTCGCCGACATCGCTACGTCGCGGTGCTGGATGAAACCGATTGCCCGCAATCGTGGGAGGAGAAGCTCGTCTATTACGCCGACAAGCGGGCGATGCACGACACCATCGTCCCGCTGAACGACCGGCTCGAGGACGCCCATCGACGAAGCGCTCTCGCCATGGCCAAGGCGGGCATTGCCCGTTGCGTGGAAACGGAAAAGGCGGTGGACGCCCGAATCTTCGAGCTCGAAGCGGAGATCTTCGGCGCTATCGACCTGGCGCCCGACGACGTGACCGATGAACTCATCGAGCGTTGCTCGACCGACTACGGTTCGTCCACCACGTCGTAG
- a CDS encoding VTT domain-containing protein: MSAPTGPAAAPPLATALDETKLNLPGETTEGDTSDQPLKQRARIAVLIGLAAAATALLRLTPLGEVLMDFHRLRALLDEGNVWAELVFVPIVAILVAVGTPRLIFYGLAGLMFGFWKGLLLVHVGTLAGAYAAFLCARWAGRDWFSNWLDRHPSAGKVLTVPPSVWSVVMARQLPIGGLVINLGLGLSSVTSVQFVIGSLFGFLPAGLVVLLIAGGLVDDQTWESVSQLLAAALVVLLSGLWLGRRRIRRVFRKAAPHALLWGAVISAAVVALYLVRLSGPSDLEGYAQNRNVGYIMDAAWAGNWVVQHDVQNRITSKPPLHTWITAALAKIGGINRLTLTLPSFVSVLALSLLVFAVGSRSFGWMAGGFAGLATAMAPIVAKHVAIVRTDPLFALAVALVALAAWRAWNRGGGWTPFWLAAAAATLIKGPLGLLLGAAGLLAFFWERRTDPTTPRPRGSHAVGIAIYLALCLGWFLLALHVSGYALIDKMIVQELFGQATGAHKHSFPGQNLAKPTIYLLGRFLPFSLFTFIGLWRVVFHPAAQAIERRFERFLACWLVAGMAMFSLAAHHRADLLLPLWPAGALLAGRQIARLREPLGDRLLTGCAAATCLILMGFAYWTYHTMDVRRAGTTNYSVEVRQAAKALREAGIDPTALTHVHTPVTLQLYLHTYKRWVDANEVRGLLDRGQPLQIVTGSLEEQEHLYDVLRGAHVEELYHWPQDGAPEGGFYLAVMEAVPEA; encoded by the coding sequence ATGAGCGCACCGACAGGCCCTGCAGCGGCACCTCCACTGGCGACAGCATTGGATGAGACGAAACTGAACCTGCCGGGCGAGACGACCGAGGGCGACACGTCCGACCAGCCGTTGAAGCAGCGCGCCCGCATCGCCGTACTGATCGGCCTGGCGGCCGCTGCAACGGCGCTGCTCCGACTGACGCCGTTGGGTGAGGTGTTGATGGATTTTCACCGCCTGCGGGCCCTGCTCGACGAGGGGAACGTGTGGGCGGAACTGGTCTTCGTTCCCATCGTCGCGATTCTGGTCGCAGTAGGCACGCCGCGCCTGATCTTCTACGGCCTGGCCGGCCTGATGTTCGGGTTCTGGAAAGGCCTGCTGCTGGTGCACGTCGGCACGTTGGCCGGCGCCTATGCGGCGTTCCTGTGCGCCCGCTGGGCCGGACGGGACTGGTTCAGCAACTGGCTCGATCGCCATCCGTCGGCCGGCAAGGTGCTGACGGTCCCGCCATCGGTCTGGTCGGTCGTGATGGCGCGGCAGTTGCCCATCGGCGGCCTGGTCATCAACCTCGGTCTGGGGCTAAGCTCCGTGACCAGCGTCCAGTTCGTTATCGGTTCGCTTTTCGGCTTCCTCCCCGCGGGTCTTGTCGTCCTGTTGATTGCCGGCGGACTCGTGGATGACCAGACGTGGGAAAGCGTCAGTCAGTTGCTCGCCGCGGCACTGGTGGTTCTGCTTTCCGGACTCTGGCTGGGTCGCAGGAGAATTCGACGGGTCTTCCGCAAGGCCGCTCCGCACGCGCTGCTCTGGGGCGCAGTGATCTCCGCTGCGGTCGTTGCGCTCTACCTGGTGCGTCTTTCCGGCCCGTCGGACCTCGAAGGCTACGCGCAGAACCGCAACGTCGGCTACATCATGGACGCCGCCTGGGCCGGCAACTGGGTCGTGCAGCATGACGTGCAGAATCGCATCACCTCCAAGCCCCCGCTGCATACGTGGATCACGGCCGCCCTGGCGAAGATCGGGGGCATAAACCGCCTCACGCTAACCCTGCCGTCGTTCGTTTCCGTGCTGGCCCTGTCGCTGCTGGTTTTCGCCGTAGGATCGCGATCCTTCGGATGGATGGCTGGCGGTTTCGCCGGACTGGCCACGGCGATGGCCCCTATCGTCGCCAAACACGTGGCGATTGTCCGTACCGATCCGCTCTTCGCGCTGGCCGTGGCGCTGGTGGCCCTGGCGGCCTGGCGAGCCTGGAATCGCGGCGGCGGGTGGACGCCCTTCTGGCTGGCGGCGGCGGCCGCCACGCTGATCAAAGGGCCCCTGGGACTGCTGCTGGGCGCCGCCGGCCTGCTGGCCTTCTTCTGGGAGCGACGGACCGACCCGACCACCCCGCGACCGCGGGGGTCGCACGCCGTCGGAATCGCGATCTACCTGGCCCTGTGCCTGGGCTGGTTCCTGCTCGCCCTGCACGTCAGCGGATACGCCCTCATCGACAAAATGATCGTGCAGGAACTTTTCGGTCAGGCCACCGGAGCGCACAAACACTCGTTTCCCGGCCAGAACCTGGCCAAGCCCACGATCTACCTGTTGGGCCGGTTCCTGCCGTTCAGCCTGTTTACGTTCATCGGGCTCTGGCGGGTTGTCTTCCATCCGGCAGCGCAGGCGATCGAACGACGATTCGAGCGGTTCCTGGCCTGCTGGTTGGTTGCGGGCATGGCCATGTTCTCACTCGCAGCCCACCACCGGGCCGACCTGCTGCTGCCACTGTGGCCGGCGGGCGCGCTGCTGGCGGGTCGTCAGATCGCGCGCCTGAGAGAACCGCTCGGCGATCGCCTGCTGACGGGCTGTGCGGCGGCGACGTGTCTGATCCTGATGGGATTCGCGTATTGGACGTATCACACAATGGACGTGCGGCGGGCGGGCACGACCAACTACAGCGTCGAGGTGCGCCAGGCCGCCAAGGCGCTGCGCGAGGCGGGCATCGATCCGACGGCACTGACGCACGTCCACACGCCCGTGACCCTTCAACTCTATCTTCACACATACAAGCGATGGGTCGATGCCAACGAGGTGCGCGGTCTTCTCGACCGTGGACAACCGCTTCAGATCGTAACCGGCTCGCTGGAAGAGCAGGAGCACCTCTACGATGTCCTCCGTGGCGCGCACGTCGAGGAGTTGTACCACTGGCCGCAGGACGGCGCTCCTGAGGGCGGGTTCTACCTGGCCGTGATGGAGGCCGTTCCCGAAGCGTGA